A portion of the Candidatus Cloacimonadota bacterium genome contains these proteins:
- the tsaA gene encoding tRNA (N6-threonylcarbamoyladenosine(37)-N6)-methyltransferase TrmO produces the protein MDANQITFRPIGIIHTPFKERKDMPIQPMGGKGIKATIEVFPEFAEGLKDLDKFSYIVLIFNFHLSVEYNLLVKPFMEDEIRGVFATRAPRRPNQIGMSIVKLNKIEKNILHISNIDIVDGTPLLDIKPYVPMVDSEEEIKVGWLENKVKNFRTKNSDDRFIK, from the coding sequence ATGGATGCAAATCAAATCACATTCCGACCAATCGGAATAATTCACACACCGTTCAAAGAACGTAAAGATATGCCGATTCAACCAATGGGTGGCAAAGGCATCAAAGCAACAATCGAAGTTTTTCCAGAGTTTGCTGAAGGATTGAAAGATCTGGATAAATTCTCATATATCGTTCTAATATTTAATTTTCATCTTTCGGTAGAATATAATCTTCTTGTTAAACCATTCATGGAAGATGAAATACGGGGAGTTTTTGCCACACGTGCTCCACGACGGCCAAACCAGATCGGAATGTCGATAGTAAAGTTGAATAAGATCGAGAAAAACATTTTACACATTTCTAATATTGACATCGTGGACGGAACTCCGCTTTTAGACATCAAGCCGTATGTGCCGATGGTGGATAGTGAAGAAGAAATAAAAGTGGGTTGGCTGGAAAATAAGGTAAAGAATTTCCGAACCAAAAATTCGGATGACAGGTTTATAAAATAA
- a CDS encoding DUF4139 domain-containing protein produces MNKLFCIIIVFSFLSICLADQVTIYNDNFSLVRTSLELDLEKGVQNVFIDDIPSTIESSSVIIKPQNGKIEIFSQNYEYDLANTNQILRKYIGKEVEVISVTDQVFAGILQFNDYQTIGILDSVTNKLTLLNYKEVRNINLAELPANFFLKPTLNWKLKSEKSGKHNIDFSYLCYGMMWEVTYNCVWNAESEKLDINSWVTITNETGKAFQNTKLKLIAGDVNKIPQYRGGRTNEVVYAVDGMKTKSPQFDEKAFHDFHLYTLSENVNINNNQTKQLRLFPIKTVQAEQTYEYKTYSNEVRGIIKFQNSKKNGLGLPLPKGELKLYQKDEADDQLEFIGEDRIDHTPKDEEVKIQTGNAFDLIAETKVTDSRKITKNVSEKDIVVFLKNRSNKDKEIIISHNLSGNWTIEKENVSYKKEDAFNVKFIKILKTGEEAEVTWTERIEY; encoded by the coding sequence ATGAATAAACTATTTTGTATAATTATTGTCTTCAGTTTTTTATCAATTTGCCTGGCAGATCAGGTTACAATTTATAATGACAATTTTTCTTTAGTTCGAACTTCACTGGAACTTGATCTGGAAAAAGGTGTGCAAAATGTTTTTATAGATGACATCCCGTCCACAATAGAATCAAGTTCCGTGATAATAAAACCACAGAACGGAAAAATTGAAATCTTCAGCCAGAACTATGAATACGATCTGGCAAACACGAATCAGATCTTACGAAAATACATAGGAAAAGAAGTGGAAGTGATCAGCGTTACCGATCAAGTTTTTGCAGGGATACTCCAATTTAATGATTATCAGACTATTGGAATTTTAGATTCTGTTACAAACAAACTTACTCTTTTAAATTATAAGGAAGTCAGGAATATTAATTTAGCAGAACTTCCTGCAAATTTCTTTCTGAAACCAACTCTGAATTGGAAGCTAAAATCTGAAAAATCGGGAAAACATAATATAGATTTTTCTTACCTTTGTTATGGAATGATGTGGGAAGTAACCTACAATTGCGTTTGGAATGCCGAAAGTGAAAAACTTGATATTAACAGCTGGGTAACGATTACCAACGAAACAGGCAAAGCCTTCCAAAATACAAAACTTAAATTAATTGCTGGTGATGTAAATAAAATACCTCAATATAGAGGTGGTCGAACTAATGAAGTTGTGTACGCAGTGGATGGAATGAAAACAAAATCTCCACAATTCGATGAAAAAGCTTTTCACGATTTCCATCTCTACACACTCAGTGAAAACGTAAACATCAACAACAATCAAACTAAGCAGTTAAGACTTTTCCCAATAAAAACTGTGCAGGCCGAACAAACTTATGAATATAAAACCTATAGTAATGAAGTAAGAGGAATTATTAAATTCCAGAACAGCAAGAAGAATGGGCTGGGTTTACCACTTCCCAAAGGTGAACTGAAATTGTACCAGAAAGATGAAGCTGATGATCAACTGGAGTTTATTGGTGAAGATCGTATTGATCATACTCCCAAAGATGAAGAAGTTAAGATCCAAACCGGAAATGCATTCGATCTGATAGCCGAAACCAAAGTAACAGACTCCAGGAAGATAACGAAAAATGTCAGTGAAAAAGATATTGTTGTATTTTTGAAGAATCGTTCGAATAAAGATAAGGAAATAATCATTTCTCACAACTTATCGGGTAATTGGACAATTGAAAAAGAAAATGTTTCTTACAAAAAAGAAGATGCATTTAACGTTAAATTCATTAAAATATTAAAAACAGGTGAAGAAGCAGAAGTAACCTGGACAGAAAGAATCGAATATTAG
- a CDS encoding pyridoxine 5'-phosphate synthase: MILLGVNIDHVATIRQARLGDEPEPIQAALLAEQHGADQITVHLREDRRHIQDKDVELLRELIHTRLNLEMAATGEMILIAKKIKPDTVTLVPEKRKELTTEGGLKLVDDHKIGIKKLKDSGIEVSVFIEPNLTMVEKAKKIGADAVELHTGKYANCKDKVEIEKEIKRINKAAFKARELGIRVVAGHGLNYHNVQRLVELDIIEEYNIGHSIISRAVFTGLAEAVLEMKTLINS; the protein is encoded by the coding sequence ATGATTTTACTCGGAGTTAATATCGATCATGTAGCTACAATAAGACAAGCAAGGCTGGGAGATGAACCGGAACCAATTCAAGCTGCACTTCTGGCAGAGCAACACGGAGCAGATCAGATAACTGTTCACCTGCGGGAAGATAGACGGCATATTCAGGATAAAGATGTTGAGTTACTGCGCGAATTGATCCATACAAGGTTGAATCTGGAAATGGCAGCAACAGGAGAAATGATTCTCATTGCAAAAAAAATAAAACCTGATACCGTGACTTTAGTTCCAGAAAAAAGAAAAGAGTTAACCACAGAAGGTGGATTGAAGCTGGTAGATGATCATAAAATTGGAATTAAGAAATTAAAAGATTCCGGTATTGAAGTCAGCGTTTTTATCGAGCCAAATCTTACAATGGTGGAAAAAGCCAAGAAAATCGGAGCTGATGCAGTTGAATTACACACAGGAAAGTATGCCAATTGTAAAGATAAAGTAGAAATTGAAAAAGAGATAAAAAGAATAAATAAAGCTGCCTTCAAAGCAAGGGAATTAGGTATTAGAGTTGTTGCAGGTCACGGCTTAAATTACCACAATGTGCAAAGATTGGTCGAACTTGATATCATTGAAGAATACAATATAGGACACAGTATCATTTCACGTGCTGTTTTTACTGGATTGGCAGAAGCCGTGCTGGAGATGAAGACGCTTATAAATTCATAA
- the mutL gene encoding DNA mismatch repair endonuclease MutL, whose protein sequence is MGKIKVLSEEVANRIAAGEVIERPVSVVKELVENSIDAGASKITIQIEEGGKRLIQITDDGIGMSEDDAMQCFERHATSKIRTVTDIFKISSLGFRGEALPSIASVSKLTLITRDEESQMASKVEFDGGRLTDFSKTSANVGTTITVRKLFSNVPARKKFLKSTPVEYKHILNYLHYQAILYPQIQFRLIANGKEKLNYPAEEDKDKRFQAIFGRDFLQKDLIEVKVENQDMKLTGYISGLEEDNQGFADYRYLFVNGRFIRDKIVLHSIKSAYEPFIRKLRIFQQGKTPPFILFLQVDPSQVDFNVHPAKMEIRFGDPGKVHAFVKNAISKLLLSYEDNKFKELKNKISNTVDTGKTTKIESRIFNKKTDKKRFSQVKREFKQIYQPDIFKQPTETDEKIQERIIPTKKDMFLRPEEDVINPWQLHQSYIFVQVEEGLMIIDQHAAHERIIYEKILHRIHGAPAQTQKLLFPIVIDLPPHLSQTVPDLISENLEVFQKIGFSIKTFSGNSIVIDEIPIELEDWDGGDIFIEIIKQLEDEFAETEDFRDSISKSVACKAAIKAGKKMGKKEMLALINDLFACEVPYFCPHGRPLIIKMPLIEFEKRFKRT, encoded by the coding sequence ATGGGTAAGATTAAGGTTTTATCGGAAGAAGTTGCTAACAGGATCGCGGCCGGAGAAGTGATCGAACGTCCGGTTTCGGTGGTAAAAGAACTGGTGGAAAACTCCATCGATGCCGGTGCGAGTAAAATAACGATCCAGATTGAAGAGGGCGGAAAACGCTTGATCCAGATTACAGATGACGGTATCGGAATGAGTGAAGACGATGCGATGCAGTGTTTTGAACGTCATGCCACCAGCAAAATTCGTACTGTTACCGATATTTTCAAGATCTCATCTCTGGGATTTCGCGGCGAAGCCCTGCCCAGTATTGCATCGGTCAGCAAACTCACACTTATTACTCGCGATGAAGAAAGTCAGATGGCTTCTAAAGTAGAATTTGACGGCGGCAGATTAACCGATTTTTCCAAAACCTCGGCAAATGTGGGAACTACGATCACAGTTCGCAAATTATTCAGTAACGTTCCTGCTCGTAAAAAATTCCTGAAATCAACTCCCGTTGAATACAAACATATTCTCAATTACCTGCATTATCAGGCAATTTTATATCCCCAGATCCAATTTCGCTTAATTGCAAATGGAAAAGAAAAACTAAATTATCCAGCGGAAGAAGATAAAGATAAACGCTTCCAGGCGATTTTCGGCAGGGATTTTCTGCAGAAAGATCTGATTGAAGTAAAAGTAGAAAATCAGGACATGAAACTGACTGGTTATATTTCTGGTTTGGAGGAAGATAATCAAGGTTTTGCCGATTATCGTTATTTGTTTGTAAACGGTAGATTTATTCGAGATAAGATCGTGCTTCACAGCATCAAATCTGCCTACGAACCATTTATCAGGAAGCTCAGAATTTTTCAGCAGGGCAAAACACCTCCTTTCATTTTATTTTTACAAGTCGATCCATCGCAGGTAGATTTTAATGTTCATCCTGCTAAAATGGAGATACGGTTTGGAGATCCAGGAAAAGTTCATGCGTTTGTAAAGAATGCGATCAGTAAACTTCTTTTAAGCTATGAAGATAATAAATTCAAAGAACTTAAAAATAAAATTTCCAATACAGTTGATACAGGGAAAACAACAAAAATTGAATCCAGAATATTTAATAAAAAGACTGATAAAAAGCGTTTCAGCCAGGTAAAGAGGGAATTCAAGCAGATCTATCAACCTGATATTTTTAAACAGCCTACTGAAACTGATGAGAAAATCCAGGAAAGGATAATTCCAACCAAGAAGGATATGTTTCTACGTCCGGAAGAAGATGTGATCAATCCCTGGCAGCTGCATCAGAGCTACATTTTTGTGCAGGTGGAAGAAGGTCTCATGATCATTGATCAGCATGCAGCGCACGAACGCATTATTTACGAAAAGATTCTGCATCGCATTCATGGAGCTCCAGCTCAAACACAGAAACTGCTTTTCCCGATCGTGATCGATCTGCCACCACATCTCAGCCAGACAGTTCCTGATTTGATCAGCGAAAACCTGGAAGTGTTTCAAAAGATCGGATTCAGCATCAAAACATTCAGCGGAAATTCGATTGTGATCGATGAAATCCCGATTGAATTGGAGGATTGGGATGGCGGAGATATCTTCATTGAGATCATCAAACAACTGGAAGATGAATTTGCCGAAACGGAAGATTTCAGAGACAGTATTTCCAAATCGGTTGCCTGCAAAGCTGCCATAAAAGCCGGCAAAAAAATGGGGAAGAAGGAGATGCTGGCACTGATAAACGATCTCTTTGCCTGCGAAGTTCCTTACTTCTGTCCCCACGGCAGACCGCTTATTATCAAAATGCCACTGATAGAATTTGAAAAAAGGTTTAAACGAACTTAG
- the miaA gene encoding tRNA (adenosine(37)-N6)-dimethylallyltransferase MiaA: MIPVVVIQGPTAVGKSQLAMQLAAEFKTDIISADSRQVYKYLNIGTAKPSLQEQKTVKHHIINIIEPNQEYSAGDFARDASECIKSLHRIRKLPIVCGGTMFYIKALQEGIFKAPNIPRKIRKELQKIAEEKGSEFLHDKLKQVDPDSAERANPNDANRIIRALEVFEHTGKTITQLWQENPAGKNDFIFFNILINENREILYKKINDRVDKMVEMGLIEEFQNLLEMGYNEDSPGMNTVGYKELFAFQKEKKILDECLNDIKQHTRNYAKRQLTWYRKTVFDLTLEASDITLYAVLKGIKNWMEKMKT; the protein is encoded by the coding sequence ATGATCCCGGTAGTTGTAATTCAAGGACCGACTGCGGTGGGGAAAAGCCAACTTGCAATGCAGCTGGCCGCAGAGTTCAAGACTGATATTATCTCTGCTGATTCCCGCCAGGTTTATAAATATCTAAATATTGGAACTGCTAAACCTTCATTGCAAGAACAGAAAACAGTAAAACATCACATCATCAATATTATTGAACCGAATCAGGAATACAGTGCCGGAGATTTTGCTCGTGATGCTTCTGAGTGTATCAAATCTTTGCATAGAATTCGAAAACTTCCTATAGTTTGCGGTGGAACGATGTTCTACATCAAAGCTTTGCAGGAAGGAATTTTCAAAGCCCCGAACATTCCCCGAAAGATCAGAAAAGAACTCCAGAAAATTGCAGAAGAAAAAGGATCTGAATTTCTACACGACAAACTAAAACAGGTCGATCCCGATTCTGCGGAACGAGCCAATCCTAATGACGCAAACAGAATTATCAGAGCTTTGGAAGTTTTTGAGCACACAGGAAAAACAATAACTCAATTATGGCAGGAAAATCCAGCCGGAAAAAATGATTTCATTTTTTTCAATATTCTAATCAATGAAAACCGTGAAATCCTGTATAAGAAGATCAATGATCGAGTGGATAAAATGGTTGAAATGGGATTGATAGAAGAATTCCAAAACCTGCTTGAAATGGGTTATAATGAAGATTCACCAGGAATGAATACTGTTGGTTATAAAGAGTTATTTGCCTTCCAGAAAGAAAAGAAAATTCTGGATGAATGTCTGAACGACATCAAACAACACACGAGAAATTATGCCAAAAGGCAACTGACTTGGTATCGAAAGACAGTTTTTGATTTGACATTAGAGGCTTCTGATATTACCTTATATGCTGTATTAAAAGGTATTAAAAATTGGATGGAGAAAATGAAAACATGA
- a CDS encoding zinc-dependent alcohol dehydrogenase family protein, translating to MKAQTLTKIHDLTKESNSVILSEIPTPKPEENEILIKVSVCGVCHTELDEIEGRTPPHKFPLVLGHEVVGKVVEIGIEVNKHKIGDRVGAGWIWSACGKCEFCLRGDENLCVDFKATGRDVNGGYAEYMTVPEKYAYKIPDIFSDSEAAPLLCAGGVGYRSLKLANLKDGDVLGLTGFGASGHLVLEMAKHKYPKSRFFIFARNPKERKFAIELGADWAGNTTEITPELCNAIIDTTPVWKPVIAALNVLKPGGRLVINAIRKENSDIDEWKKIKYEEHLWQEKEIKSVANVTAEDIEECLQLAAKIPIKPEIKEYKLEDANKALMELKQGNIRGAKVLNINL from the coding sequence ATGAAAGCACAAACCTTAACCAAAATCCACGATCTAACCAAAGAATCCAATTCCGTGATCTTGTCTGAGATTCCAACGCCGAAACCAGAAGAAAATGAAATTTTGATCAAAGTTTCGGTTTGCGGTGTTTGTCATACCGAATTGGATGAGATCGAAGGCAGAACTCCTCCGCATAAATTTCCACTTGTTTTGGGGCATGAAGTTGTGGGAAAAGTTGTAGAAATCGGAATTGAAGTAAACAAGCACAAAATCGGTGATCGAGTCGGAGCAGGTTGGATCTGGTCGGCTTGCGGGAAGTGTGAATTCTGCCTGAGGGGAGATGAAAATCTCTGTGTCGATTTCAAAGCAACAGGACGCGATGTAAATGGTGGCTATGCCGAATACATGACAGTTCCGGAAAAATATGCTTACAAAATTCCTGATATTTTCAGCGATTCAGAAGCAGCTCCTTTGCTTTGTGCCGGTGGAGTTGGATATAGATCTTTGAAATTAGCAAATCTGAAAGACGGAGATGTTTTAGGATTAACCGGTTTTGGTGCCTCTGGTCATCTTGTGTTAGAAATGGCAAAACACAAATATCCAAAATCCAGGTTTTTTATATTTGCCCGCAATCCCAAAGAACGAAAGTTTGCCATAGAATTAGGAGCAGATTGGGCAGGAAATACTACAGAAATTACACCTGAATTGTGTAATGCAATTATCGATACAACACCAGTCTGGAAACCGGTTATTGCTGCTCTTAATGTTCTGAAACCGGGTGGTAGATTAGTTATTAATGCTATCCGAAAAGAAAACTCAGATATTGATGAGTGGAAGAAAATAAAATACGAAGAACATCTCTGGCAGGAAAAAGAGATCAAAAGCGTGGCAAATGTAACTGCGGAAGACATTGAAGAATGTTTGCAACTTGCTGCCAAAATTCCCATTAAACCGGAAATAAAAGAATATAAACTTGAAGATGCCAATAAAGCTCTTATGGAACTAAAACAGGGAAATATAAGAGGTGCAAAAGTTTTGAATATTAATCTGTAA
- a CDS encoding glycosyltransferase yields MEIFLSLAVLYSVLILFFFLGLHSPKAQKNTTINKISIIVAARNEAENLPKLLNRLTSQNYPTEKYEIIICDDRSDDNSTAIIKEFQSENPNLQLIQIKEEDPKILGKKGAITTAVKASKYDILAFTDADCQPSVNWLQEINKHFPEDVDFVAGYSTIQHENKFFGLMKNLERSAIFAVIAGAFGFNWGITATAGNMAYRKKLFDEVNGFEGIGHIRSGDDDLMLHKMWKFIRNLRFMFSTDSIVVTQGCADVQQQINQETRRGSKWKIYPFSIKLVTLLVMLFYISYILLLLFTILGSYTWCFFGIVTFLKIVPEFLLTFSFLLKVKNLKYLQVFPIAEIIYIPYFIFFGLKGTFGKYRWKE; encoded by the coding sequence ATGGAAATTTTTCTTTCTTTAGCAGTTTTATATTCAGTTCTCATTTTATTTTTCTTTTTGGGATTGCATTCACCGAAAGCACAGAAAAATACTACAATTAACAAAATATCCATCATCGTAGCTGCCAGAAATGAAGCTGAAAATCTACCGAAATTACTGAATAGGTTAACTAGTCAGAATTATCCGACTGAAAAATACGAGATCATAATCTGCGATGACCGATCTGACGATAATTCAACTGCGATAATAAAAGAATTTCAAAGTGAGAATCCAAATCTGCAATTGATTCAGATCAAGGAAGAAGATCCAAAAATTTTGGGCAAAAAGGGAGCAATAACAACTGCTGTTAAAGCTTCAAAATATGATATTCTGGCGTTCACTGATGCTGACTGCCAACCGTCAGTAAATTGGCTGCAAGAAATCAATAAACATTTTCCGGAAGATGTCGATTTTGTAGCAGGATATTCAACAATCCAGCATGAAAATAAGTTTTTTGGATTAATGAAGAATCTGGAACGTTCTGCAATATTTGCTGTAATTGCCGGTGCCTTTGGTTTTAACTGGGGAATTACTGCTACAGCTGGAAATATGGCATATCGAAAAAAACTGTTTGATGAAGTGAATGGATTTGAAGGAATCGGTCACATCCGTTCTGGCGATGATGACCTGATGCTGCATAAAATGTGGAAGTTCATCAGAAACCTGCGTTTCATGTTCTCAACCGATTCGATAGTTGTTACGCAAGGTTGTGCAGATGTGCAGCAACAGATAAATCAGGAAACAAGGCGTGGTTCAAAATGGAAAATCTATCCGTTTTCGATAAAACTTGTTACACTTCTTGTGATGTTGTTTTACATTAGTTATATTCTGCTGCTCCTGTTTACAATTCTTGGAAGTTATACCTGGTGCTTCTTTGGTATCGTCACATTTTTAAAAATCGTTCCTGAGTTTCTTTTAACTTTTTCGTTTCTTCTCAAGGTTAAAAATCTTAAATATCTTCAGGTCTTCCCCATTGCGGAGATCATCTACATTCCATATTTCATTTTTTTTGGCTTGAAAGGAACTTTTGGTAAATATCGCTGGAAAGAATAA
- a CDS encoding peptidylprolyl isomerase → MIIAIVNDYKIEKPEYEAELLNVLHQMCLEEPNEEAKRRAVEQLIDAYLLLEEARNSDLEIDTYDVEEEFVELMLKFDSKEHFDEMLANNDLDHEKIKDKIHDELLIKRFVRENFPPPEEIPVKKLNEIYQENKASFVTQEMIKASHILIKGSCENSLKKISEIRDSIESPKDFLSKAEEISECPSCGSSGDLGYFSRGKMVKPFEDVAFKLEIDEISKPVKTQFGYHLIMVTDRKESKVAEFDDVKEALVKRLKQIDRELQMIKHIKKLRSEAEILINLKNL, encoded by the coding sequence ATGATAATTGCGATAGTGAACGATTATAAGATTGAAAAACCTGAATATGAAGCTGAACTGCTAAATGTTCTTCATCAAATGTGCCTGGAAGAACCAAATGAAGAAGCAAAACGAAGAGCGGTCGAGCAATTGATAGATGCATATCTGCTTTTGGAAGAAGCCAGAAATTCTGATTTGGAGATCGATACATATGATGTTGAAGAAGAATTTGTGGAATTGATGCTTAAGTTTGATTCTAAGGAACATTTTGATGAAATGCTGGCAAATAATGATTTGGATCATGAGAAAATTAAAGATAAAATTCATGATGAACTCTTGATAAAAAGATTTGTAAGAGAAAATTTTCCACCTCCGGAAGAGATTCCAGTGAAAAAACTAAACGAAATTTACCAGGAAAATAAGGCTTCATTCGTCACGCAGGAAATGATCAAAGCTTCTCACATATTAATTAAAGGAAGTTGCGAAAACAGCTTAAAAAAGATTTCTGAAATCAGAGATTCAATCGAATCACCTAAAGATTTTTTATCAAAAGCTGAAGAAATTTCCGAATGTCCAAGCTGTGGAAGTTCTGGAGATCTTGGTTATTTTAGTAGAGGAAAAATGGTAAAACCTTTTGAAGACGTAGCTTTCAAATTGGAGATCGATGAGATCAGTAAACCAGTAAAAACACAGTTTGGCTATCACCTTATCATGGTAACGGATCGCAAAGAAAGCAAAGTAGCCGAATTTGATGATGTGAAAGAAGCACTTGTAAAAAGACTTAAGCAGATCGACCGTGAATTGCAGATGATCAAACATATCAAAAAATTGCGAAGCGAAGCAGAAATTCTGATCAACCTTAAAAATCTATAA
- a CDS encoding diguanylate cyclase, protein MNLNIAKYSKMYNDVLNVCSVEENLTRIIENVKIELPFQSLGVFIKIPNMDIFRYKFGENISKQFAKSTIFTVADPLIQELTNLKPVDMKFPGQYMFEHEYSHLLIAPILYRKKLKGFIFVDKEEGYFEKNDVHKLKAYSGIISFIIRVSRIEEELNQHKDNYEYFMVYNRPAFIQKSALVFSMMKRYNRYLSLAIFKIGNYKKVLRVIKELKTERFIENVSTSFQHDLRQSDLVGLLAKDEIAILLPETSAKNAVITLNRLRKKIQDVDHIKTCKIGWGIRTLCDADKNIDDIIENAEKAAFESYKNSKSEIVLS, encoded by the coding sequence ATGAACTTGAATATTGCTAAATACAGTAAAATGTATAATGATGTTCTTAATGTTTGTTCTGTAGAAGAAAACTTAACAAGGATCATCGAAAACGTTAAAATTGAACTTCCCTTTCAATCTTTAGGTGTTTTTATAAAAATACCAAACATGGATATTTTCCGATATAAATTCGGAGAAAACATCAGCAAACAATTTGCAAAAAGTACTATTTTTACTGTAGCTGATCCTTTAATTCAGGAATTGACTAATCTAAAACCGGTCGATATGAAGTTTCCTGGTCAGTATATGTTTGAACATGAATATTCTCATTTACTTATAGCTCCTATACTTTATAGAAAAAAATTGAAGGGTTTTATTTTTGTAGATAAAGAAGAAGGTTATTTTGAAAAAAATGATGTACATAAATTAAAAGCTTATAGTGGAATTATCAGTTTTATTATTCGTGTATCCAGAATAGAAGAAGAACTGAATCAACATAAAGACAATTATGAATATTTCATGGTTTATAATAGACCCGCTTTCATACAGAAATCTGCCCTTGTATTTTCCATGATGAAAAGATACAATCGTTATCTTTCTCTGGCTATCTTCAAAATCGGAAATTATAAAAAAGTTTTACGTGTTATCAAGGAATTGAAGACAGAAAGATTTATAGAAAATGTGAGTACCAGTTTTCAACACGATCTTCGTCAATCTGACCTGGTAGGGCTGCTGGCTAAAGATGAAATAGCAATTCTTCTACCCGAAACTTCAGCAAAAAATGCTGTGATCACCCTGAATCGATTGCGAAAAAAGATTCAAGATGTTGATCATATAAAAACCTGTAAGATCGGATGGGGAATCAGAACACTTTGCGATGCTGATAAAAACATCGATGATATTATTGAAAATGCCGAAAAAGCAGCTTTTGAATCTTATAAAAATAGTAAATCGGAGATAGTATTATCATAA
- a CDS encoding class I SAM-dependent methyltransferase gives MNMYDLVEKNKTEFSRFKVQNDNIRRLWNISGKCAELLYIMVLSKQPKSILEIGSSNGYSTFWLSLAAEKVGANIISIEVDESRFRLAKENLKNRKNVELINAKAEEILPKIETEFDFIFIDAGKINYIDYLKLIVPKLKEKSIIIADNVISHQHTVKEYLDFIKSDSRFESMMLPLDTGLEISIFKGE, from the coding sequence ATGAATATGTATGATCTTGTAGAAAAAAATAAAACTGAATTCAGTCGATTCAAAGTACAAAATGATAATATTCGTAGGCTTTGGAATATTTCGGGGAAATGTGCTGAATTGCTTTATATTATGGTTCTTTCCAAACAACCAAAATCAATCCTGGAGATTGGTTCATCCAATGGATACTCTACTTTCTGGTTATCGCTGGCAGCAGAAAAAGTGGGTGCAAATATTATTTCCATTGAAGTTGATGAAAGCCGTTTTAGACTAGCAAAAGAAAATCTAAAAAACCGGAAAAATGTTGAATTGATCAATGCTAAAGCAGAAGAGATTCTTCCAAAAATAGAAACTGAATTTGACTTCATTTTTATAGATGCCGGAAAAATAAATTATATCGATTATCTTAAGCTGATCGTTCCAAAACTAAAAGAAAAATCCATCATCATTGCAGATAATGTGATCTCTCATCAACACACGGTTAAAGAATATCTTGACTTTATAAAATCAGATTCCCGTTTTGAGAGTATGATGTTGCCCTTGGATACGGGATTAGAGATCTCGATATTCAAAGGAGAATAA
- the udk gene encoding uridine kinase: MSHPVVIGISGGTGSGKSTITEAIQKQVDCEITLIQQDNYYKSFGHLPKKEREKINFDHPATFDTELLIEHVSHLKKSIPIEMPLYDFKTHMRTNETVTKKPSRIIILEGILIFENPDLRDLMDIKIFVDTDADVRILRRIVRDMNERERTLESVLEQYYNTVRPMHIEFVEPSKKYANIIIPEGGQNTIGIDMIVAKINDISKK; the protein is encoded by the coding sequence ATGTCACATCCTGTTGTAATTGGAATATCGGGCGGAACTGGTTCGGGTAAAAGCACCATAACCGAAGCAATTCAAAAGCAAGTTGATTGTGAAATAACTTTAATTCAACAAGATAATTATTACAAAAGTTTCGGGCACCTTCCCAAAAAAGAAAGAGAAAAGATAAATTTTGACCATCCTGCCACTTTTGATACAGAGCTTCTGATCGAGCACGTTTCACATTTGAAAAAATCGATACCGATTGAAATGCCTTTATACGATTTTAAAACGCATATGCGAACAAATGAGACCGTAACAAAAAAACCATCTCGGATAATTATTCTGGAAGGAATTCTTATTTTCGAAAATCCCGATTTACGTGATCTGATGGATATCAAAATATTCGTAGACACAGATGCCGACGTTCGCATTTTACGCCGCATTGTGCGTGACATGAATGAGCGTGAAAGAACCCTGGAATCGGTACTCGAACAATATTACAATACTGTCCGGCCCATGCATATCGAATTTGTGGAACCAAGCAAGAAATACGCAAATATCATTATTCCCGAAGGTGGGCAGAATACGATCGGAATTGATATGATAGTAGCAAAAATAAATGATATCAGCAAGAAATAG